The Deinococcus sp. Marseille-Q6407 genome has a window encoding:
- a CDS encoding Crp/Fnr family transcriptional regulator: MDPQRLLRENPLFCGATEEALREAGRVAVPYHFEEGEVLLFQDRDGELLHLLTSGAVRISRLGTGQLERTVSELYAPNLVGESALLLGGERNATVTATLPSDTLALHRPHLEMIARRDPTLLWNLARILAGRVRDLNDELIASGHSTDAALAHVLRGLYAQRVQAGIPDAQALPLTHADLMVRLSASRETVSRVLRRFQKQGLIRVADGRLYLLRPEVLDGYDPEDGQHHSEA, encoded by the coding sequence ATGGACCCACAGCGGCTATTGCGTGAGAATCCACTGTTTTGTGGAGCGACGGAAGAAGCTCTCCGGGAAGCCGGCCGTGTGGCGGTGCCCTACCACTTTGAAGAGGGCGAGGTGCTGCTGTTTCAGGACCGTGACGGAGAACTGCTGCACCTGCTGACTTCCGGAGCGGTGCGCATCAGCCGGCTGGGCACCGGCCAGCTGGAACGCACGGTCAGCGAGCTGTACGCGCCCAATCTGGTGGGCGAAAGCGCCCTGTTGCTGGGCGGTGAGCGCAACGCGACCGTTACTGCCACCCTGCCCAGCGATACCCTGGCGCTGCACCGGCCACACCTGGAAATGATTGCCCGGCGCGACCCCACGCTGCTGTGGAACCTCGCCCGCATTCTGGCCGGGCGGGTGCGCGACTTGAACGACGAACTGATCGCCTCGGGGCATTCGACCGACGCGGCCTTGGCCCATGTGCTGCGCGGGCTGTACGCGCAGCGAGTGCAGGCCGGAATCCCCGACGCTCAGGCATTGCCTCTGACCCACGCGGACTTGATGGTGCGACTTTCGGCCAGCCGCGAGACGGTGTCGCGGGTGCTGCGGCGCTTTCAGAAACAGGGTCTGATCCGGGTGGCGGACGGCCGCCTGTACCTGCTGCGCCCCGAGGTGCTGGACGGCTACGACCCCGAAGACGGCCAGCACCACAGCGAGGCCTGA
- a CDS encoding transglycosylase domain-containing protein, with protein MRRVWLRPLLAFLAAALLLLLAATGVMYVVWTRDLPSVDDVDLLALGGETRVYDRKNRLIGVLTPSLSSGAVASGNLLELGEISQPLRKAVVSSEDRRFNTHRGVDLIGVSRGLLKGLFFGDLEGGSSITQQLVKNTLLEDLNAERTLERKFKEAVLASRVEKNFSKSQILAAYLNVVYWGKTDRHSIVGIDQAAHAYFGKEAAQLNLAESAYLAVLIPAPNSRYQKFEEFRPLTRNLLNRMVEDGSVTQAQADQAWRTPIYPAGWRIGWNADGSVRGAVLENPGRLEENLPARPPQVAFHYLQAVGRELVAQLGRKEAYSSAKIVTGLDLDAQLAVEKAAREAQLPAGATLGMAFVDPANGEVTAMVGQQLDGSRPADWDNATQSRRQVGSSIKPFVYTLALSQGWQQSDTVLDAPLSGDYQPKNYDGRWLGRPVTLRYALDHSLNLPTVRLAQEVGVDKLEGKLTQLGFQVQPNLGLSLSIGTLEASPLQMASAYAAFANGGLYRPATFVRQVIDEQGKVVYRRPKVPAVRVWDERTAYLGLDMLRGVVDDLSERQGGLAARARIEGWPVGGKTGTTNDIRDLWFAGVVPGVAGAVWVGREDNQPLPSWAYSGTVPAPVWQNAVRGLLGQRKPQDFAVPQGIAFATVRHINMAFLSEKLRGAADGAPSAGSGATPPAPVTDAAPAAPEPPVTTQPKTVPALPPETAPDSWPDAPAPAAPPPEPDILPPEQSQPDLMPPAAPAVPEEVPTPETDFGAPATPADPLPLPDLNDLQNGAKQAWEDTQRAAEERVREGLQQGRDQASDGLQRALDQAREQLQQLPQNVPQANP; from the coding sequence ATGCGCCGAGTTTGGCTCCGCCCCCTTCTGGCTTTCCTGGCCGCCGCCCTGTTGCTGCTGTTGGCAGCGACCGGAGTGATGTATGTGGTCTGGACCCGTGACCTGCCCAGCGTGGACGATGTGGACCTGCTGGCCCTGGGCGGCGAGACCCGCGTCTATGACCGCAAGAACCGCCTGATCGGCGTGCTGACGCCCAGCCTCAGCAGCGGCGCCGTGGCCAGCGGTAACCTACTGGAACTGGGCGAGATCAGCCAGCCGCTGCGTAAAGCGGTGGTCAGCAGCGAGGACCGGCGCTTTAATACCCACCGCGGCGTGGACCTGATCGGGGTCAGCCGTGGCCTGCTTAAGGGCCTGTTCTTCGGGGACCTGGAAGGCGGCAGCTCGATTACCCAGCAGCTGGTCAAAAACACCCTGCTGGAAGACCTCAACGCCGAGCGCACCCTGGAGCGCAAGTTCAAAGAAGCGGTGCTGGCCTCGCGGGTCGAGAAGAACTTTTCCAAGTCGCAGATTCTGGCGGCTTACCTGAACGTGGTGTACTGGGGCAAGACCGACCGGCACTCGATCGTGGGGATTGATCAGGCGGCGCACGCCTATTTCGGCAAGGAAGCCGCGCAGCTGAACCTGGCCGAAAGTGCCTACCTGGCGGTGCTGATTCCGGCGCCCAACTCGCGCTATCAGAAGTTCGAGGAATTCCGCCCGCTGACCCGCAACCTGCTGAACCGGATGGTGGAAGACGGCAGCGTGACCCAGGCGCAGGCGGACCAGGCCTGGCGCACCCCAATTTATCCGGCCGGCTGGCGCATCGGCTGGAATGCCGACGGCAGCGTGCGCGGCGCCGTGTTGGAAAATCCGGGCCGATTGGAAGAGAACCTGCCGGCCCGGCCGCCGCAGGTGGCGTTTCACTATCTGCAGGCGGTGGGGCGCGAACTGGTGGCGCAACTGGGCCGCAAGGAAGCCTATTCCAGCGCCAAGATCGTGACCGGGCTGGACCTGGACGCCCAGCTGGCCGTCGAGAAAGCCGCCCGCGAGGCCCAGCTGCCGGCCGGGGCCACCCTGGGGATGGCTTTTGTGGACCCGGCCAACGGCGAAGTGACCGCGATGGTAGGCCAGCAGCTGGACGGCAGCCGCCCCGCCGACTGGGACAATGCCACGCAGTCGCGCCGGCAGGTGGGCAGCTCCATCAAGCCGTTCGTGTATACCCTGGCACTTTCGCAGGGCTGGCAGCAGAGCGACACTGTGCTAGACGCCCCGCTGTCCGGCGACTATCAGCCCAAGAACTACGATGGCCGCTGGCTGGGCCGCCCGGTCACGCTGCGCTACGCGCTGGACCATTCGCTAAATCTGCCCACCGTGCGGCTGGCGCAGGAGGTGGGTGTGGACAAGCTGGAAGGCAAGCTGACCCAGCTGGGCTTTCAGGTGCAGCCGAACCTGGGCCTCAGCCTCAGCATCGGCACGCTGGAGGCCAGCCCGCTACAGATGGCTTCGGCTTACGCGGCTTTTGCCAACGGCGGTCTCTACCGCCCGGCCACTTTCGTGCGGCAGGTGATAGACGAACAGGGCAAGGTGGTTTACCGCCGCCCCAAAGTGCCGGCGGTGCGGGTCTGGGACGAGCGGACCGCTTACCTGGGCCTGGATATGCTGCGCGGCGTGGTGGACGACCTCTCCGAGCGTCAGGGCGGCCTGGCTGCCCGCGCCCGCATTGAGGGCTGGCCGGTGGGCGGCAAGACCGGGACCACCAACGATATCCGCGACCTCTGGTTTGCCGGAGTGGTGCCGGGGGTGGCCGGAGCCGTCTGGGTGGGCCGCGAGGACAACCAGCCGCTGCCGTCTTGGGCCTACAGCGGCACGGTGCCGGCCCCGGTCTGGCAGAACGCGGTGCGCGGCCTGCTGGGCCAGCGCAAACCACAGGATTTTGCGGTGCCGCAGGGCATCGCCTTCGCAACGGTACGGCACATCAACATGGCTTTCCTGAGCGAGAAACTGCGCGGTGCGGCCGATGGCGCGCCCTCCGCCGGCTCGGGTGCTACGCCCCCGGCACCGGTCACGGACGCGGCCCCGGCAGCCCCCGAGCCGCCTGTCACCACTCAGCCCAAGACGGTCCCGGCCCTGCCGCCCGAGACGGCCCCGGACTCCTGGCCAGATGCGCCTGCGCCCGCTGCGCCGCCCCCCGAGCCGGATATCCTGCCGCCTGAGCAGTCCCAACCGGACCTGATGCCCCCGGCGGCCCCTGCTGTCCCTGAGGAAGTGCCCACTCCTGAAACCGACTTTGGAGCGCCGGCGACCCCGGCCGACCCGCTGCCGCTGCCGGACCTGAATGACCTGCAAAATGGAGCCAAGCAGGCCTGGGAAGATACCCAGCGTGCCGCAGAAGAGCGTGTACGTGAGGGTTTGCAGCAGGGCCGTGACCAGGCGAGCGATGGCCTGCAGCGGGCGCTGGATCAGGCGCGTGAGCAGTTACAGCAGCTGCCGCAGAATGTGCCGCAGGCCAATCCTTGA